CATCACATATGCATTTTTTtggtaaatatatatatatatatatattctctaacattttaattaatattttaaaatcaaatatatttatttaaaatattaaaaaattaattaaatattagagaTGTACGGAAAAATATGAAGAGGAAATTTCagttaattaattgaatattaataaaataaaataaagttagaAATTGATGTACTGTGGCTCTTCACCTACAATCTCATTTAcacacttttttttcttttttaataatttttatctatttttttattatttcaaaattattattttatcttatttttttaactataataatatataaatttactattataactatatttaattttattttatttttaaattttttaatatttaataatatttaatatttttaagataatatagttaaaaaattacttttttaatataCGTAAACAAGTATagtgaattaaaattatagaagttagaaatattatttttagaaaacatTTATAGAAAGGTCGATTATTTTAAGATAATTtgacatttttaaaataatattaaatataaaaaataagattaaagGCATAGTAAAACCTTAAGAAATAGCAATCTGTTATCTAGGGTTGttgttttttgaaattttttttgttttttaagagCATTACAACAATAATGAAGGAAATGGAAAAAGCAATTAATGAAATTGGGAAAGTTGGTGGCTGAACCAAAAGAGGAAAGTGAAGGCATATCATATATATTGGATAGGACTGCGTCATGCATGCTGAATGGAAATCAACTATCTCCCCCCAATAATTCATTCAGTGCCTCACTTCATTTCTCCAACATTCATCTTCtcaaaccctttttttttttttaaaaaaaaaaaaaaagaactagtTAATTCTTGATGTGGGTCAGTAAAACGAAAATAATAGCACTAATTATATAATTCAAAAattcagcttttttttttttttttccatttatcTCATGATTTGTTTTGGGAGGAGAAAGGGGTTAGCTAATTAATTGTCTTAAGCCACAATaaaatttcacttttttttgGGTGTTGATAGCATTTTTTAATTTACCCATGACTGTTATTGACAAGTCACTTGATACAATTCAATTTGAGatttcactttttttaaaaaaaaaaaatactattcaatttttataataattagtaAATGTAGTTACGGACTTtgactttttaatatatttttataaagtttacaagtataataattaaatgagaTAAATTTTAGGGATTTAATaggaattttcataaaatttagatattaaattaGATACCACATTTTAAAAGTGTAATACCATTAAATGATGCATTTATGATTTTCAACCTTGCAACAGAACTTCTATAGGAAATAGAGAAGCTATTTACCCTCTATGGTTAAATATGATTAACGGAACGAAAAGaaattctataaaataaattaagatgaaaaaaaatatatatcaaaacCTTCTTTAACGCCGATGAATAAAAAGTTCTAAAaccttaaaaaatttatatataactttCAACGTAAGTTTTTTTCTGTGATCCTTTTGTGACTCGATCATTTCGCCTTTTCCTCTtccttaaacctaacttcttctttttcattCTCTATGAaagacgatctgcgtcaattTACTATCGATAAAGAAGAAGATGTTATTATCCTTATTAAGAGATTCAGAGATATTCcaatcgtcacttatgatttctataTGGTGGGGagatttctcacatacaatcaaatacattttattttttatagaaacaaaaactcttaattttcgtatggaatttttttgtaattttttatatttttatgggtGCTTTTCGGTCAATTTTGTTAATGTAAAAGAGTCATGTGTCTGTTTTTGTGGTTgactttcttcaaattttattgattcggttgtttcggaaggtaatattcaatggaggtttactagttattatgggtttagagaatcgcaacgacgacgtcaATCTTGAAaacttattcgagttttatctcgtaaaAACTCTTTTCCGTAACTTTATTcggaaaattttaataatttatactcgAGAGATGATAAAAAATGAGgtgcatttttgccaaattatcttatgcagagaTTTAGACAAATACTTGAGGAgcatttttgtcaaattatccTATGtagggatttgattttgaataattgtaaatctttattagactctacaactgatatttctgttagatgaacTCGTTGTAATGTTATtctaactgctcatattttggttagaaaatttattaggcATAATCATATCTCTATTTGGGATGATATCCATCTTTATTTgatggaattttattaatacaatgagtagttttgctttaaaaaaaaattttaaaaactttattttcttaaaacacACATAATTATTaccttaaatatttttagatcGATTAGAATAAGATTGATCAAATTCAAAATTGGATTAATCAAATGGTTTCGATTcttgaatcaaattgaaattacCTAGCTACTTAAAAGTCATTTTCAATTCATTTCTAATCGAATAGGAATCACTCCATTTGAATTATCGATTCTAAATTAAACTCCAATTTATAACTTTTTTTCTAAGAAGATTTATCAATATGTTAATCATAATTAGTAGCTGCTGTTGGATTCATCATGCACTTATCACTAATGGATTTATCCTTTTTCAATATAGAGTGGATAATTAAAAtagtgaataaaaatattattggaattcaatattttcttaaaatagaaGAAGGATCATTCAAGTTAAGAGGGAGTTTTCTTTGTTTAAGGGttaagtaataatttaaaatatgtattatatataaaatttggaAAATGATCATTTAATAATTGGATTGCTCCACTTTCACGATTGACGTAATCAATCATGCACttcccttttttttaaaaaaaaaaaatcttttttatttctttacgtcaaaaagttttataatttattattttttacattataaaaCTAACAGACAATTgaataaactaatttattgtatTGATGGTCTTCTGGCGTTGAACCTCCAAATTTTTGAGGAAGAAGAGCAACGGCTGTCGTTTGAGATTGAGTCTATATGCACAAACCAACGATGCTGATTAAAGCATAAGTTAGAGATAAAACAAGCTCATTTTTTAGCAtttgttataaataatttattttcaaaaattatcttaaagtaatatttaatacagataaatttttaaataaatttaagatattttaattaaattaatatcaatatgtatttttcatttttattaactaGAGTATTTCTATTAAATCTAAAATgtttaatcatttaaaaataaaaaaaaggaacaGAATATCTTTTATCTATAAAACAATGGATAATTAGATGGCGAtcagttttaatttaataatattagccgtttttaaaattataagatattgAATTTTACCTTAACAAAAATCGATtatataaatagttttttattttaatttgaatccaTTATATagatagttttttattttaatttgaaaatattgcatttttttttttatcatggtTTCACGAAAAAGGGTGGAATTCAATTTAAGTAGAGAGTTCCTTCCCagattgaaaatatttctttAATGACTTTTTCATAATGCATtactaatttgatttattttattcaaacatattatataattttaattgctCTATTTATTGATTTTCCACTAAAACGgtagaatataatttttttagtattttcaTACTCgagtaatttaatatattactttGTGGTTATAAATTCGATTCTATGAGCTTTCTTAGTTTTGTAATATAATGAGAGATATTATTGAAAAGGTTTTGATTAGACATGGAGAACCCTTGATTACGAACTTTGGTTACATTTATTTTATGacatatttaaaatgaaaaaaatatatgtatttttaagtttatacaGTTTAATTCAGTCGATACATCAGGTTGTATTTTTGTTAATTTGGATATATTATAATAGAGTAatgtttttgttaatttttattttgtatttaagtTTATACAGTCTCAAAATGAaccgagaaaaaaaaatcaattaaaaaatgagtttttaatatttagactCCATTCAACCTGCAGCGAACCTGCTAAAAGGAACGgacaactttttttttaaaaaaataaattaaaattaaaaaattaattaaattcacaccgttaactaaaattatatattatatcaaccatatcaataaataaaaaaatataattaataaataaatttttaactccatattttttaataaaatctaaatagaatctattaaaataatgtaaatagcaaaataaacttactaaaaattatataaaataaaaaaaatcaatcaatattatttttctttaaattaaaaatatttaaattttatttaaaaatttatacatattttctatttatctttttgttattatccacattttaatttttatttataaaaaataaaattaataaataaaataatattgtttaagtatttttaaaatagatattcTGAAACCGTCGGATTCAATTCATGCAAACTTAATCTCAAAACAAActgaataaaaaaatctattttaaaaatatatttcaaattttttattcagaTGCGGAGCGATCCCAAATTATCCATGAGTTTAAACTCATTTTAACGGTACTAGcggaaatacaaaaatcaaTTATATACGAACGTGACTTcccatatataatttatttatttattttttgaataaaaatttaaattttattaagatcGAAAAACAATCAAGTCAGAAATACAATTAAGAGGTGGAAAAAAAACATCAACTAGACCCGGAATATCATGACTAGCTCAAGCAAGCACATGAGCTACACCATTAGCAGACTTACGAACAAAGTTAATAGAAATAGAAATCATCTCTGAGATAAGAGgcttataataaaaaaacaagACTATCAAATGATGACAAATCCTGGTAATTGGGATCAGTTATAACTCGAATCAAAAGTTGAACGTTTGACTCCACAATAACCGAGAACCAACCACCATCATTGAGCCAGCTTAAAAATTTCCTAAAAACCATGGCTTCAGTCGTAGAAGCATCAAAATTACCAAGAATTTGTTGTTGACGTGCTGCAATAAACTCACCATTCTATCCCCTTAAAACACAATCCATTCCATAACCTGATATAGGAATAATGCAGCGTCAACATTTAGCGTAAAACTTTCAATAAGTGGCTTTTTTCCATTAGACGCAAACCGAAGCATTAACAACCAACTCCCTACAACTTCTAGCCGCTTCCCAATCTTGAAGAAGAGACTCTGCACGCCTAATCACAACATGAGGTGGACACATTTTCTGCTTCTATACCATAGTATTTTTATTCTCCCATAAAGCCCAAACTACCATAACCACCATGTGTAAAGTAGAAACAAAAACTGAATTGCATACCCGAACAAACCAATCATTAAACGACTACATGTGGGGGAAGAGCCAACCAGATTCGGTCATCATCCAACAATCACGGGCAAAAGGGTAAGTAATCAGAGCATGTATTATCGTTTTCACTTTAATTAGAGCAAACATGACAAGACTCACTGACTTGGACATTCCTACGAATTAAATTAACCAAGCATGAAGTAGCATTAAGGTAAGCCCGCCATACCAGATTCAAAACCTTCAGTAGAGCCCGAATATGCTAGAATTTCTTCCACATTGATCTAACCGCAACTGACTAACTCAAGTGAGTAGTCTGTGTCAAAAATTTATAAGCACTTCAAACCGAATAGAATCCATATTTATCAAATTTCCATACCCAATTATCTGCTTGCCTAGTGATATTTAAAGGGATAGATAATATATTATGTGTATCAACCTGATTAAATATAGACATAATCAAATCCTTTTTTCAGCATCCCTGTTAAATGAGATCAGAAACCAAAAACACATCACAATTTGTCTGTTGAGGAGTAGAAATCTTACCATTCAAATTTAATGGCACCCATGGATCCTCCCAAATCGAAATGCTTTTACCATGTCCAACTCTTTTGAGAGAACCTGATGCAATCAACTTCTTACTCTCCCACAAACTTCTCCATAAGTAGCTTGGATTACTCTCAATCTCCGAATCTAAAAAAAAGCCAAACGGAAAATACTTGGCCTTGAGAGTTCTTGCCACCAATGAATTATCTCTAGTAAAAATTGCCCATGCGTGCTTTCCTAATATAGATAAATTGAACTCATGCAATTTTTAAAATCCCAACCCACCATTAAACTTCGATTTCTCCATCCGTTCCAAGCTTACCCAATGCATACCTCGTTCGTGAGAGCTCCCTCTCCCCCACCAAAATCGAGCCATAAGTCGCTGCAATTCATAACAAATTGTTTGCGGcaccaaaaataaattcatagcaTACGTTGGAAGTGCCTGGAGAATAGTTTTTAACATCACTTCTTTCCCGCCCTAGATAGACATCTCCGCTTCCaagagttgagtttctgccgcATTCTATCCTTCATAAACTGAAACACCTCACGCTTATTAATCCCTATTCGCGTTAGCAAATCCAAATATGCCCCCAAGTCTTTTTGCTCCATCACCCCCAATATAGAACATACATTATATCGCACATCAAGAGGTGTATTACGTGAGAAGCACATAGAAGACTTGGAATAATTGATTAATTGTTCCGACGCCTCAGCATACCCATCCATAATCTCCTTCACATGTGCCTCTCTGCCACTTGCTTGGAAAGTAACTAAACTGTCATCTGCAAAAAAATAATGTGAAATAATAGGAGCTCTTCTCGTAATAGACCATCCTGTAATCAAACCCTGATTTACCTTAGCTGAAATCAAACGAGACAAACCTTCAGCACAAAGAATAAAAAGGTAAGGCAAGATTGTATCTCCTTGCCTTAACCCTATGGATGGAACTATAGGACCCAACAATAAACTCCTAGATAGGACCGAATATTTCACACTAGATTAATCCAGTTCTGGTTAAAACCCAAACTTTGAAGCATTGCTTGGACAAACCGCCATTCCATCCTGTCATAAGCCTTACTAATGTCCATTTTCAATGCAGCAAAACAATCCTTACCTCTCcttttattattgaaataatgCATCATTTCAAAGGCTATAATGTTGTTATCCTGAATACTTCTGCCAGGAATGAAAGCATTTTGTGTTGGAGAGACAATAATATCCAGCATAACCTTCAACTTATTCGCTATCATTTTGCTCATAATCTTGTAAATAACGTTACATAATGCAATAGGCCTTAAGTTACTCATTACCTGAGGTGTTTGCTTCTTTGATATGAGAACCAAAATTGTTTCATTCTAAGAGGTAGGAAAAGACCCCTCCTGCAGATACTGAATGCACACTCTGGACACTTCGGGACCCACAATCTCCCAATGACTTTGGAAAAATCCAGGATTAAAAACATCAATGCCTGGAGCTTTATCAGGTTTCATGCTAAACAATGCAGCCTTCACTTCCTCTATTGAATAAGACTCCACGAACTTCTGATTCATCTCCTCCGTAACACATGCAGTAACGTGTTCAAGGATAGGCTCCATATTGCCCATGCGTGATGTAAAAATGTCTTGAAAGTAGCCAACCATTAAATCTTCCAAGCCCGACCCTCTCAAACACCAGACTCCTTCCGAATTCTGAAGCCTAAGCACATTATTTTTTCGCTTCCTATCTATAGTCATAGCATGGAAAAAACGTGTATTAGCATCTCCTTCCCGAAGCCAAAAAACTTTCGCCCTCTGCTTCCACTGAACCTCACGGTCATGTAGCAGTTGCAAGAACTTTCGATATGCTTCACGAATAGCATTACGATCCCACCCCAAACGAGAGCTATGTCATGCTTCAATTATATTCTGGCACTTTTTCAACTCTTTCCTATGTATCTCCTTCAGATCTATACCCTAGTAATACAAAGCCAACCCGCAAACCTTCAACCGATCCTCCAAATTCGTTATCACCCTAGAGTTCCAATTGTTCAGAACAATTTCCTTACATTGTGAAAAATGAAGCTAGTAATTCTCAAACTTGAATCTCCTAGGGTGATCGCGAGTGACCATAGACCAAACCTCCAGAAAGATTGGCAAGTGATCAGAAGTAGTGATATCCAATGTATATGCCTGAGCATAAGGGAATTTATACCTCCAACCGTTAGATACCAAAACCCTATCTAATTTCTCCTCAATCCAATGATCAGAATCCTTACCATGCTCCCACGTAAAAGGATATCCTCCCATAGGAAAATCAGTCAAACTTGCATCACAAACAGCCTCACGAAAACCTTGAATTAAAGCACGAGGTTGTGGCTTCCCTCCTCTCTTCTCGTGGACAGTAAGTCATTAAAATCACCGAGACAAACCCAAGGTAAGGGGATACAATCCCTTAAGTTATGAAGGAGATTCCAAGTTTCAGTTCGTCTCAAGCGATTAGGCTGAtcataaaaacccataagcCTCCAAGAATCAATACCGTCAATAGAAACTTCAACATCAATGCAAtgtgaaaataaattcaaaacagAAACATGAGAGACCGAGCGCCAGAGTAACGCCAAGCCCTACTATGCCCTATACAATCAACAGCTACAAAGTCATCATAACCCAAATGAGTctttattttagaaattttagaaGACAAACAAAaagtttctattaaaaaaataaaaattggtcTCCTATCTCTCACATAGAATTCCAATAACTGCAGTGCCCGAGGATTGCCCAACCTATGGCAGTTCCAACTAAGCGTACTCATTTCCTCCGACGGATCTGATTAACAAGATCGGCCGATAAAGTTTTCGTCATCTCCTTAAAGATAACATCATCATCTATGCGAGCGCTCATGGCAAACAAtgctggaaaaaaaaaactaagaaaaCGGTTAGAAAAACCCTAGACAAAAAAGAGACAAAAAACTTCTCAGAATGAGAAGATAAATGAATGTTGTTTAGTGCATTATCTGTGTTTTTTGAATAAagagaatattttttttgaataatttattttttgaataaagAGAATGATTTTTTTTGTATTATCTGTGTTTTTGTGCCATTTTGGGCAAGTGAATGTTGTTTAGTGCATTAATTGGGTTTAGCACAATGATATAATTGAGTTTTGgtcataaataattaatgggTTGTAAAGTAGCTTTTGAAAATTTATCAACCCCACAATATATATCTCTTTCCAATTTAAATCAATCTATTAAAATGCACAAATTGATGTTTAATGGAACAATATCTTATAACCCACATCTTTAGGTTTATCTCATCAACTTTATCTTATAACCcattctaagcaaatatttcTTATAGCATTTATAAGTGAGTACAATTTATacgtttagaaaaaaaaattaagtagatttattattaaaatatactaaATTAGAAGaatttagtaaaataattagttcaaaataatttataaacactcaaataaaaattaattttttaatttttaaaattatattatgtcaaaaataaatattaaaacagtTAATATTCCAAATATCGCCTAAGATTGATGTATCGAAGGAATTGAATTCTCTTTTTAAAGCATACACAATTAGACATATATTTGATAAGATTGACGCATAGCTGCATAAATCATATTCTCGAGAAAATGT
This is a stretch of genomic DNA from Manihot esculenta cultivar AM560-2 chromosome 2, M.esculenta_v8, whole genome shotgun sequence. It encodes these proteins:
- the LOC110608826 gene encoding uncharacterized protein LOC110608826 — its product is MGGYPFTWEHGKDSDHWIEEKLDRVLVSNGWRYKFPYAQAYTLDITTSDHLPIFLEGDNEFGGSVEGLRVGFVLLGSRLGWDRNAIREAYRKFLQLLHDREVQWKQRAKVFWLREGDANTRFFHAMTIDRKRKNNVLRLQNSEGVWCLRGSGLEDLMVGYFQDIFTSRMGNMEPILEHVTACVTEEMNQKFVESYSIEEVKAALFSMKPDKAPGIDVFNPGFFQSHWEIIMSKMIANKLKVMLDIIVSPTQNAFIPGRSIQDNNIIAFEMMHYFNNKRRGKDCFAALKMDISKAYDRMEWRFVQAMLQSLSRLISAKVNQGLITGWSITRRAPIISHYFFADDSLVTFQASGREAHVKEIMDGYAEASEQLINYSKSSMCFSRNTPLDVRYNVCSILGVMEQKDLGAYLDLLTRIGINKREVFQFMKDRMRQKLNSWKRRSTYGSILVGERELSRTRYALDSEIESNPSYLWRSLWESKKLIASGSLKRVGHGKSISIWEDPWVPLNLNGVQSLFFKIGKRLEVVGSWLLMLRFASNGKKPLIESFTLNVDAALFLYQPLISEMISISINFVRKSANGVAHVLA